In a genomic window of Acropora muricata isolate sample 2 chromosome 2, ASM3666990v1, whole genome shotgun sequence:
- the LOC136901505 gene encoding uncharacterized protein has product MIAAINTAVTQALRAAAATPHVQFVPDSQVPGGCSSVLLRIDSSTEVQPATEAAGAVHGTVQRMLDHVIGTQDNASISKNTFFSEAIPLSNLVPEKVKNQIWANEFIDFSLLLKSNISNTDDDQYTIKFETKKGGQPSVVLAPHAKRVTLHSIDHWTSAFQIYVAIYTEPATKDTPALMKYGSVIRELATLGANWQFYHANFRKLRQSQGIPWDQIHSELWLRSHSFRDKPTIHPKRAKHEGPNIPNGYCWKFHRGIHCPGCSFKHQCFWCGQSLPIVKCQQPKQSAGQGKKPNVSYSRSTPNTGSG; this is encoded by the coding sequence ATGATTGCAGCAATCAATACTGCAGTCACCCAAGCCCTCCGAGCAGCAGCTGCTACCCCACACGTCCAGTTTGTACCCGACTCGCAAGTACCAGGAGGATGTAGCAGTGTACTGCTCAGGATTGATTCGAGTACAGAGGTTCAGCCAGCCACTGAAGCAGCAGGTGCTGTCCACGGAACTGTGCAGAGAATGCTTGACCATGTGATTGGCACACAGGACAATGCATCTATTAGTAAGAATACTTTCTTTTCAGAAGCAATTCCTCTGAGCAACTTAGTGCCAGAGAAAGTTAAAAACCAAATATGGGCTAATGAGTTTATTGATTTTTCACTATTACTCAAGAGTAACATAAGCAATACAGATGATGATCAGTATACCatcaaatttgaaacaaaaaaggggGGACAGCCTTCAGTGGTGCTTGCTCCACATGCAAAGAGGGTCACATTGCACAGTATTGATCACTGGACCTCAGCATTTCAGATATATGTTGCAATTTATACGGAGCCAGCCACGAAAGACACCCCTGCACTGATGAAATATGGCTCTGTCATCCGGGAGCTTGCCACCTTGGGGGCCAACTGGCAGTTTTATCATGCGAATTTTCGTAAACTTCGGCAATCCCAGGGTATCCCATGGGATCAAATTCATTCAGAGCTCTGGTTAAGATCTCATTCCTTTCGAGACAAACCCACTATCCATCCAAAGAGAGCAAAGCATGAGGGTCCCAATATTCCCAACGGATATTGTTGGAAATTTCATAGGGGAATACATTGCCCCGGATGTTCCTTTAAACACCAGTGTTTCTGGTGTGGGCAGTCCCTCCCCATTGTCAAATgccaacaaccaaagcaatcTGCAGGACAGGGGAAAAAACCTAATGTTTCCTACAGCAGGAGCACTCCCAACACCGGTTCTGGTTGA